One stretch of Pelmatolapia mariae isolate MD_Pm_ZW linkage group LG3_W, Pm_UMD_F_2, whole genome shotgun sequence DNA includes these proteins:
- the LOC135932532 gene encoding uncharacterized protein LOC135932532: MFDMSQGAELLYRTAQWDERLLQQASKIAAGPLFNIESSEDAIHQLHLPHCVPKHALHSNGLSVVHISDGEMEILKPLNITDTHVIVEVTHLSSFGLVWPLDMLMSLWHQEKTILGQVLLFLRPPNPRTQTQNINVFLLPRNIPVKEVSGKHGYSKHIPASSDCEFFQGHRYTVLCPVASRIQPAEKKFHPDFGPNYHPTFEVRLPANTEEVLITVQDQAQTEVWRWDTDLTDVQSRDNQPRLQSLPADKRLFSVRIQFVEKVSDSTLNQLLDRLLQEEIITMEEMEAARIKPRAERARDVIDVVRNKGERASSFLIEFLCELDKHFFGSLGLS, from the exons ATGTTTGATATGAGTCAGGGGGCAGAGCTTCTGTACAGAACTGCCCAATGGGATGAAAGACTCCTTCAACAAGCCAGTAAGATTGCTGCAGGCCCGCTGTTCAACATCGAGAGTTCAGAGGATGCAATCCATCAGCTCCACCTACCACATTGTGTACCAAAACACG CTCTGCACTCCAACGGTTTGTCTGTCGTCCATATCTCTGATGGTGAGATGGAAATCCTCAAGCCCCTAAacatcacagacacacatgtgATTGTGGAAGTTACTCACCTCTCTTCCTTTGGCCTCGTCTGGCCTTTGGACATGCTAATGAGCTTATGGCACCAGGAGAAAACCATTTTGGGCCAAGTTTTGCTGTTCCTTCGTCCACCAAACCCCAGAACACAGACGCAAAACATCAATGTGTTTCTCCTGCCAAGGAACATCCCAGTGAAAGAG gtGAGTGGGAAGCATGGATATTCCAAACACATTCCAGCATCATCTGACTGTGAATTCTTCCAAGGTCACAGATACACTGTTCTCTGTCCAGTCGCCAGTAGAATCCAGCCTGCA GAGAAAAAATTTCACCCTGATTTTGGACCAAACTACCATCCAACATTTGAGGTCCGCCTTCCTGCAAACACTGAAGAAGTGCTGATAACAGTCCAGGACCAAGCACAGACAGAGGTCTGGAGATGGGACACTGATCTGACCG ATGTTCAGAGCAGAGACAATCAGCCAAGGCTCCAGAGCCTCCCAGCAGACAAGCGTCTGTTCTCAGTTCGGATTCAGTTTGTGGAAAAGGTGTCGGATTCGACTCTGAACCAGCTGCTGGACAGgctgctccaagaagaaattatAACTATGGAGGAAATGGAAGCAGCCAGAATCAAACCCAGGGCTGAACGAGCTCGAGATGTTATTGATGTGGTGCGAAACAAAGGAGAAAGAGCCAGCTCATTCCTGATTGAATTTCTCTGTGAGTTGGATAAACACTTTTTTGGCAGCCTCGGCCTCAGCTAA